In a single window of the Metopolophium dirhodum isolate CAU chromosome 2, ASM1992520v1, whole genome shotgun sequence genome:
- the LOC132939366 gene encoding heat shock factor protein 1 isoform X1 gives MMPDDNPVNDQRISLFLRKLWTLVCSKETDNVITWSEDGDSFIINNPVEFCKVLPRYFKHNNFMSFVRQLHIYGFSKRISDVDHTSNHGTSCEYAHPYFMKEHPCLLLSIKQKRGEKLHQGLKTDIDSIETISTLIKEVNSVKDKNKMLDSKFTAMKHENECLWRELAVIRQKHMKQQRILNQLIQFLVTLRQPSTNNTLCREVKNNVRYVLPIMHHKASEKANSGETFTNPKYKPSTSSGPVIHELDAADILNSNEDGRVHGGIFNDAVESEGVVLSPSSVSQMLSSPGGSTIEEIFAPNDIILNSPLDDLIREVSVSPTEELLEPKTTIVTVSSPNPVTKTTTTSNKTSNSKKRTKKDINPSKKKKTTLADNVQTLKPAPSSVPYIIKVEPMGNDPPVISIPDMDFIEPEVTISNNDDLWNNEITSNCDNMQLANPEPRQVNMCDGSSSESPNFLNNVMQKESVSKQIDLVQADLESLLKGLNDKYTFDANMFLNFINDDPTNLNLPMTSEEQTLNDVKNGLNVTPDNQIVSCLSPNTYDLNDLMTASADWTIPNTPMSFDTAYGNDVLNTPVITDSLLNTDSLFPSTSPDSLKK, from the exons ATGATGCCAGACGACAATCCCGTGAACGACCAAAggatttctttatttttgagAAAACTTTGGACATTGGTCTGCAGTAAAGAAACCGATAATGTGATTACATGGAGCGAG gatgGTGACAGTTTTATCATAAACAATCCTGTAGAATTCTGTAAGGTCCTTCCAAGATATTTCAAGCATAATAACTTTATGAGTTTTGTACGCCAGTTACACATAT ATGGTTTTAGTAAAAGAATATCTGATGTTGATCACACATCTAATCACGGAACATCTTGTGAATATGCTCATCCATATTTTATGAAGGAACATCCTTGTTTATTGTTATCAATTAAACAAAAGAGAGGGGAAAAATTG CATCAAGGCTTAAAAACCGACATTGATTCAATTGAAACAATAAGTACATTGATAAAAGAAGTGAACTCAGTTAAAGACAAAAATAAGATGCTTGATTCCAAATTCACTGCTATGAAACATGAAAACGAGTGTTTGTGGCGTGAATTAGCAGTTATTCGACAAAAGCACATGAAACAACAAAGAATTCTCAACCAG CTAATCCAATTTTTAGTTACCTTAAGACAACCTAGTACCAATAATACATTGTGCCGAGAAGTAAAAAACAATGTTAGGTATGTTCTTCCTATTATGCATCATAAGGCATCAGAAAAAGCAAATTCCGGAGAAACATTTACT AATCCAAAATATAAACCATCTACGTCATCAGGACCTGTAATTCATGAATTAGATGCTGCTGATATTCTGAATTCTAATGAAGATGGCAGAGTTCATGGaggaatttttaa TGATGCAGTAGAGTCAGAAGGTGTGGTACTTAGTCCTAGCAGTGTCTCACAAATGTTAAGTAGTCCTGGTGGTTCAACAATTGAAGAGATATTTGCACCGAATGACATTATATTAAACTCACCATTAGATGACTTAATCAGAGAAGTGTCAGTATCTCCTACTGAAGAATTATTAGAACCAAAAACAACTATTGTTACTGTTTCTTCGCCTAACCCAGTAACAAAAACAACTACAACCAGTAATAAAACTTCTAATTctaaaaaaagaacaaaaaaagaCATTAACCCTTCGAAGAAAAAAAAGACAACTCTTGCTGACAATGTTCAAACCCTCAAACCTGCGCCTTCATCAGTACCATATATCATTAAAGTGGAGCCAATGGGAAATGATCCACCGGTAATTTCTATTCCCGACATGGATTTCATTGAGCCTGAAGT gacaATTTCTAACAATGATGATTTATGGAATAATGAAATAACTTCTAATTGTGATAATATGCAGCTTGCTAATCCAGAACCTAGGCAAGTTAATATGTGTGACGGGAGCAGTTCTGAATCACCAAATTTCCTTAATAATGTTATGCAAAA ggagTCTGTTTCCAAACAAATTGATTTGGTTCAAGCTGACTTGGAAAGTTTGTTGAAAGGATTAAATGACAAGTACACATTTGATGCAAATATGTTTCTTAAt tttattaatgaTGAtccaacaaatttaaatttacctatGACATCAGAAGAACAGACACTTAATGATG tcaaaaatGGGTTGAATGTTACACCAGACAATCAAATTGTGTCATGTCTATCACCAAATACTTATGATCTAAATGATTTGATGACAGCTTCGGCAGACTGGACAATACCAAACACTCCTATGTCGTTTGATACAGCATATGGGAATGATGTATTAAATACACCAGTTATAACTGATTCTTTATTAAACACTGACTCGCTTTTTCCAAGTACATCACCTGAtagtcttaaaaaataa
- the LOC132939366 gene encoding heat shock factor protein isoform X2, which produces MMPDDNPVNDQRISLFLRKLWTLVCSKETDNVITWSEDGDSFIINNPVEFCKVLPRYFKHNNFMSFVRQLHIYGFSKRISDVDHTSNHGTSCEYAHPYFMKEHPCLLLSIKQKRGEKLHQGLKTDIDSIETISTLIKEVNSVKDKNKMLDSKFTAMKHENECLWRELAVIRQKHMKQQRILNQLIQFLVTLRQPSTNNTLCREVKNNVRYVLPIMHHKASEKANSGETFTNPKYKPSTSSGPVIHELDAADILNSNEDGRVHGGIFNDAVESEGVVLSPSSVSQMLSSPGGSTIEEIFAPNDIILNSPLDDLIREVSVSPTEELLEPKTTIVTVSSPNPVTKTTTTSNKTSNSKKRTKKDINPSKKKKTTLADNVQTLKPAPSSVPYIIKVEPMGNDPPVISIPDMDFIEPEVTISNNDDLWNNEITSNCDNMQLANPEPRESVSKQIDLVQADLESLLKGLNDKYTFDANMFLNFINDDPTNLNLPMTSEEQTLNDVKNGLNVTPDNQIVSCLSPNTYDLNDLMTASADWTIPNTPMSFDTAYGNDVLNTPVITDSLLNTDSLFPSTSPDSLKK; this is translated from the exons ATGATGCCAGACGACAATCCCGTGAACGACCAAAggatttctttatttttgagAAAACTTTGGACATTGGTCTGCAGTAAAGAAACCGATAATGTGATTACATGGAGCGAG gatgGTGACAGTTTTATCATAAACAATCCTGTAGAATTCTGTAAGGTCCTTCCAAGATATTTCAAGCATAATAACTTTATGAGTTTTGTACGCCAGTTACACATAT ATGGTTTTAGTAAAAGAATATCTGATGTTGATCACACATCTAATCACGGAACATCTTGTGAATATGCTCATCCATATTTTATGAAGGAACATCCTTGTTTATTGTTATCAATTAAACAAAAGAGAGGGGAAAAATTG CATCAAGGCTTAAAAACCGACATTGATTCAATTGAAACAATAAGTACATTGATAAAAGAAGTGAACTCAGTTAAAGACAAAAATAAGATGCTTGATTCCAAATTCACTGCTATGAAACATGAAAACGAGTGTTTGTGGCGTGAATTAGCAGTTATTCGACAAAAGCACATGAAACAACAAAGAATTCTCAACCAG CTAATCCAATTTTTAGTTACCTTAAGACAACCTAGTACCAATAATACATTGTGCCGAGAAGTAAAAAACAATGTTAGGTATGTTCTTCCTATTATGCATCATAAGGCATCAGAAAAAGCAAATTCCGGAGAAACATTTACT AATCCAAAATATAAACCATCTACGTCATCAGGACCTGTAATTCATGAATTAGATGCTGCTGATATTCTGAATTCTAATGAAGATGGCAGAGTTCATGGaggaatttttaa TGATGCAGTAGAGTCAGAAGGTGTGGTACTTAGTCCTAGCAGTGTCTCACAAATGTTAAGTAGTCCTGGTGGTTCAACAATTGAAGAGATATTTGCACCGAATGACATTATATTAAACTCACCATTAGATGACTTAATCAGAGAAGTGTCAGTATCTCCTACTGAAGAATTATTAGAACCAAAAACAACTATTGTTACTGTTTCTTCGCCTAACCCAGTAACAAAAACAACTACAACCAGTAATAAAACTTCTAATTctaaaaaaagaacaaaaaaagaCATTAACCCTTCGAAGAAAAAAAAGACAACTCTTGCTGACAATGTTCAAACCCTCAAACCTGCGCCTTCATCAGTACCATATATCATTAAAGTGGAGCCAATGGGAAATGATCCACCGGTAATTTCTATTCCCGACATGGATTTCATTGAGCCTGAAGT gacaATTTCTAACAATGATGATTTATGGAATAATGAAATAACTTCTAATTGTGATAATATGCAGCTTGCTAATCCAGAACCTAG ggagTCTGTTTCCAAACAAATTGATTTGGTTCAAGCTGACTTGGAAAGTTTGTTGAAAGGATTAAATGACAAGTACACATTTGATGCAAATATGTTTCTTAAt tttattaatgaTGAtccaacaaatttaaatttacctatGACATCAGAAGAACAGACACTTAATGATG tcaaaaatGGGTTGAATGTTACACCAGACAATCAAATTGTGTCATGTCTATCACCAAATACTTATGATCTAAATGATTTGATGACAGCTTCGGCAGACTGGACAATACCAAACACTCCTATGTCGTTTGATACAGCATATGGGAATGATGTATTAAATACACCAGTTATAACTGATTCTTTATTAAACACTGACTCGCTTTTTCCAAGTACATCACCTGAtagtcttaaaaaataa
- the LOC132939370 gene encoding thymidylate kinase, giving the protein MTKSGMRGALIVLEGCDRSGKTTQCAKLVEALNSMKIPAKKISFPDRSTPIGSLINDYLSRKIELPDRSVHLLFSANRWELEPEIRKQIESGVTLIVDRYSYSGVVFTSAKECMDFKWCCGPENGLPKPDIVMFLKLSTGEMAKRSGFGDERYENIEFQNRVDINYDKFKNDNFIQVDAAQDVSILTDTLLGQVLKTIDTVKNQELDDLVLQ; this is encoded by the coding sequence ATGACAAAGTCTGGTATGAGGGGCGCATTAATTGTTTTGGAAGGCTGTGATAGATCAGGAAAAACAACCCAATGTGCAAAATTAGTTGAAGCTTTAAATAGTATGAAAATACCAGCTAAAAAGATATCTTTCCCAGATCGATCTACTCCTATTGGTTCACTAATCAATGATTATTTATCAAGAAAAATTGAGTTACCAGATCGATCAGTACATTTATTATTCAGTGCTAACCGTTGGGAACTAGAACCAGAAATTCGTAAGCAAATTGAGTCTGGTGTAACATTAATTGTGGATCGGTATTCATATTCTGGTGTAGTTTTTACAAGTGCCAAAGAATGCATGGATTTCAAATGGTGTTGTGGACCAGAAAATGGTTTACCAAAGCCAGATATAgtgatgtttttaaaattatcaactgGTGAAATGGCTAAAAGATCTGGTTTTGGTGATGAAagatatgaaaatattgaattcCAAAATAGAGTCGATatcaattatgataaatttaaaaatgataattttattcaagTAGATGCAGCTCAAGATGTGTCTATCTTAACAGACACTCTTTTAGGGcaagttttaaaaacaatagacACTGTTAAGAACCAAGAGTTAGACGAtttagttttacaataa
- the LOC132939365 gene encoding FAS-associated factor 1 isoform X2, translating into MDDKNGIVADFQAITGIDNAGEALMHLSNFNWDLLAAVQHVTPQHTQHLPSEGHSTQLSAPTVMIADDFSGMTASTSNETRRLITIEIEQHGHIIATLKVNDGSTIDDLKTLVYAESNIPCCLQNFNGWPNNQLPSNKDTLSKLNLPDRFKLNLIRGDEDLNQELNGRANLRTFTLNITMEATTSSEYQVYKLSFSSNQTVAQVKEAVANLTKLPISNQQWLGWPHFVTPATTLEESHINYPVHDFKLKPSNSILKHTRRRYNTRLNSVVDMETSDSPMPSSSTSSSSTSSSSSEEDPFEDAAESLSGIDDDDVDTMFMDTEAPTRIRPLIAEDTEDELAGCIQFIDEFQNRYGDMRPQFFLGTLDQAIKIACFKPAKDKRLLAVYLHHDRSVLSNVFCTQLLCFESVVQYLNTNFLVWGWDMTHPSNRNRILQSASLSLGTMAEITLRAIDINRLPALVLFTRNRSNTEILSVINGDCNISELLSSLINAQEMFAIQQQVEIKEEGERNMREMIKVEQDEAYQQSLAIDRAKEETKRVQEMEEKAIRTQIESQERQVAAEKEAIRQRIVASLPAEPEPGDQVAKIRFRLPLGKFLERRFLASDNLQVLFDYLYISGFSQEEFKVISSWPRRDLTTLGVTQTMKELNLYPQETLTLEER; encoded by the exons ATGGACGACAAAAACGGCATTGTAGCCGATTTTcag GCCATCACCGGTATCGACAATGCAGGAGAAGCGTTGATGCACTTGTCGAATTTCAATTGGGATTTGCTG GCCGCCGTCCAACATGTCACGCCACAACACACCCAACACTTGCCTTCTGAAGGACATAGTACTCAATTGAGCGCACCTACTGTAATGATTGCAGACGATTTCAGCGGTATGACTGCATCAACGTCAAATGAAACTCGCCGTTTAATTACCATCGAGATTGAACAACATGGCCATATTATTGCCACATTAAAAGTCAACGATGGTTCTAcaatag atgatTTAAAAACATTGGTCTACGCGGAAAGTAACATACCATGTTGCCTACAAAACTTTAATGGATGGCCAAATAATCAACTCCCTTCCAATAAAGATACACTTTCCAAACTAAACCTTCCAGATAGATTTAAGCTAAATCTTATTAGAGGTGATGAAGATTTAAATCAAGAGCTGAATGgaag GGCTAACTTGCGAACGTTCACTCTAAACATAACAATGGAGGCTACAACTTCAAGTGAATACCAAGTTTATAAATTGTCATTCTCGTCTAATCAGACTGTTGCACAAGTGAAAGAAGCTGTTGCAAACTTAACTAAATTACCTATTAGTAATCAACAATGGTTAGGTTGGCCACATTTTGTTACTCCTGCTACAACTTTGGAAGAATCTCATATTAATTACCCAGTACATGATTTTAAATTGAAGCCTTCAAATTCAATTCTTAAACATACCAGAAGAAGATACAACACTAGATtaaat TCTGTTGTTGATATGGAAACAAGCGATTCTCCAATGCCTTCATCATCTACTTCATCTTCGTCcacatcatcatcatcttctGAAGAAGATCCATTTGAAGATGCAGCAGAATCATTAAGTGgtattgatgatgatgatgtagATACTATGTTCATGGACACGGAGGCACCTACTCGGATCCGACCATTAA ttgctGAAGATACTGAAGATGAACTTGCTGGTTGTATTCAATTCATTGATGAATTTCAAAATCGTTATGGTGATATGAGACCTCAGTTTTTTTTGGGAACACTTGATCAAGCTATCAAAATTGCATGTTTTAAACCGGCTAAagat aaacgtTTATTAGCTGTTTACTTACATCATGATCGCAGTGTGTTGTCAAATGTCTTTTGTACACAACTATTATGTTTTGAATCAGTCGTTCAGTATctcaatacaaattttttagTATGGGGATGGGATATGACACACCCTTCTAACAGAAATAG aatattgcAATCAGCGTCTTTGTCGCTGGGTACAATGGCCGAAATAACTTTGAGAGCTATTGATATTAACAGACTACCAGCTTTAGTGTTATTTACGCGTAATCGGTCAAACACGGAAATATTGTCAGTTATAAATG GAGATTGCAATATAAGTGAGCTACTATCGAGCCTTATAAATGCCCAAGAAATGTTTGCTATACAACAGCAAGTTGAAATTAAAGAAGAAGGGGAACGTAATATGCGAGAAATGATTAAAGTAGAACAAGATGAAGCCTATCAACAATCATTGGCTATTGATCG agcTAAAGAAGAAACAAAAAGAGTGCAAGAAATGGAAGAAAAAGCAATTCGAACTCAAATTGAAAGTCAAGAAAGACAAGTCGCCGCAGAAAAAGAG GCTATTCGACAACGTATAGTTGCATCTCTTCCGGCTGAACCAGAACCTGGTGATCAAGTCGCAAAAATCAGATTCAGGCTTCCTCTTGGAAAGTTTTTAGAACGGCGGTTTCTGGCATCAGATAATCTTCAA GTGTTGTTtgactatttatatataagtggATTTAGTCAAGAAGAATTCAAAGTAATTTCTAGTTGGCCTAGAAGAGAT ttaacaACACTAGGTGTGACTCAAACCATGAAAGAACTAAATCTGTATCCACAAGAAACATTAACTCTAGAAGAACGATAA
- the LOC132939365 gene encoding FAS-associated factor 1 isoform X1 encodes MDDKNGIVADFQAITGIDNAGEALMHLSNFNWDLLAAVQHVTPQHTQHLPSEGHSTQLSAPTVMIADDFSGMTASTSNETRRLITIEIEQHGHIIATLKVNDGSTIDDLKTLVYAESNIPCCLQNFNGWPNNQLPSNKDTLSKLNLPDRFKLNLIRGDEDLNQELNGRANLRTFTLNITMEATTSSEYQVYKLSFSSNQTVAQVKEAVANLTKLPISNQQWLGWPHFVTPATTLEESHINYPVHDFKLKPSNSILKHTRRRYNTRLNQSVVDMETSDSPMPSSSTSSSSTSSSSSEEDPFEDAAESLSGIDDDDVDTMFMDTEAPTRIRPLIAEDTEDELAGCIQFIDEFQNRYGDMRPQFFLGTLDQAIKIACFKPAKDKRLLAVYLHHDRSVLSNVFCTQLLCFESVVQYLNTNFLVWGWDMTHPSNRNRILQSASLSLGTMAEITLRAIDINRLPALVLFTRNRSNTEILSVINGDCNISELLSSLINAQEMFAIQQQVEIKEEGERNMREMIKVEQDEAYQQSLAIDRAKEETKRVQEMEEKAIRTQIESQERQVAAEKEAIRQRIVASLPAEPEPGDQVAKIRFRLPLGKFLERRFLASDNLQVLFDYLYISGFSQEEFKVISSWPRRDLTTLGVTQTMKELNLYPQETLTLEER; translated from the exons ATGGACGACAAAAACGGCATTGTAGCCGATTTTcag GCCATCACCGGTATCGACAATGCAGGAGAAGCGTTGATGCACTTGTCGAATTTCAATTGGGATTTGCTG GCCGCCGTCCAACATGTCACGCCACAACACACCCAACACTTGCCTTCTGAAGGACATAGTACTCAATTGAGCGCACCTACTGTAATGATTGCAGACGATTTCAGCGGTATGACTGCATCAACGTCAAATGAAACTCGCCGTTTAATTACCATCGAGATTGAACAACATGGCCATATTATTGCCACATTAAAAGTCAACGATGGTTCTAcaatag atgatTTAAAAACATTGGTCTACGCGGAAAGTAACATACCATGTTGCCTACAAAACTTTAATGGATGGCCAAATAATCAACTCCCTTCCAATAAAGATACACTTTCCAAACTAAACCTTCCAGATAGATTTAAGCTAAATCTTATTAGAGGTGATGAAGATTTAAATCAAGAGCTGAATGgaag GGCTAACTTGCGAACGTTCACTCTAAACATAACAATGGAGGCTACAACTTCAAGTGAATACCAAGTTTATAAATTGTCATTCTCGTCTAATCAGACTGTTGCACAAGTGAAAGAAGCTGTTGCAAACTTAACTAAATTACCTATTAGTAATCAACAATGGTTAGGTTGGCCACATTTTGTTACTCCTGCTACAACTTTGGAAGAATCTCATATTAATTACCCAGTACATGATTTTAAATTGAAGCCTTCAAATTCAATTCTTAAACATACCAGAAGAAGATACAACACTAGATtaaat CAGTCTGTTGTTGATATGGAAACAAGCGATTCTCCAATGCCTTCATCATCTACTTCATCTTCGTCcacatcatcatcatcttctGAAGAAGATCCATTTGAAGATGCAGCAGAATCATTAAGTGgtattgatgatgatgatgtagATACTATGTTCATGGACACGGAGGCACCTACTCGGATCCGACCATTAA ttgctGAAGATACTGAAGATGAACTTGCTGGTTGTATTCAATTCATTGATGAATTTCAAAATCGTTATGGTGATATGAGACCTCAGTTTTTTTTGGGAACACTTGATCAAGCTATCAAAATTGCATGTTTTAAACCGGCTAAagat aaacgtTTATTAGCTGTTTACTTACATCATGATCGCAGTGTGTTGTCAAATGTCTTTTGTACACAACTATTATGTTTTGAATCAGTCGTTCAGTATctcaatacaaattttttagTATGGGGATGGGATATGACACACCCTTCTAACAGAAATAG aatattgcAATCAGCGTCTTTGTCGCTGGGTACAATGGCCGAAATAACTTTGAGAGCTATTGATATTAACAGACTACCAGCTTTAGTGTTATTTACGCGTAATCGGTCAAACACGGAAATATTGTCAGTTATAAATG GAGATTGCAATATAAGTGAGCTACTATCGAGCCTTATAAATGCCCAAGAAATGTTTGCTATACAACAGCAAGTTGAAATTAAAGAAGAAGGGGAACGTAATATGCGAGAAATGATTAAAGTAGAACAAGATGAAGCCTATCAACAATCATTGGCTATTGATCG agcTAAAGAAGAAACAAAAAGAGTGCAAGAAATGGAAGAAAAAGCAATTCGAACTCAAATTGAAAGTCAAGAAAGACAAGTCGCCGCAGAAAAAGAG GCTATTCGACAACGTATAGTTGCATCTCTTCCGGCTGAACCAGAACCTGGTGATCAAGTCGCAAAAATCAGATTCAGGCTTCCTCTTGGAAAGTTTTTAGAACGGCGGTTTCTGGCATCAGATAATCTTCAA GTGTTGTTtgactatttatatataagtggATTTAGTCAAGAAGAATTCAAAGTAATTTCTAGTTGGCCTAGAAGAGAT ttaacaACACTAGGTGTGACTCAAACCATGAAAGAACTAAATCTGTATCCACAAGAAACATTAACTCTAGAAGAACGATAA
- the LOC132939369 gene encoding E3 ubiquitin-protein ligase rnf168-like isoform X2, with translation MNSKKIQKKLNFEEVFCIACRSIYLQPVTMPCGHTLCLECFKSMVDLTAYQCPMCRRRISNWLRKFKHDWDAMLNVKLWEAIKQQYPVEVQKRLNDEDDGLEERIVNHGFSRVEIKEGEIKKEFDDMQMSIYKEQEERELQNLEIAKKLQEEEVVKIQTQTSLIEELTREDSIIATSIQENIIKELHQEEIILIQSDLDLATKLQNQISTETSICTKKSVSEKKQIKKGPLDKMFSRTENNSKIQWNNTQNCSLSSTISSSSTKCEIQSSNTSLINPCTSSTTLDSSEIFEDENEATCTCGRLQDNLTTNSPPCSFCVAQIALLNKLWTQQQNDFLVAKDLEKKLRMDNFDDYNLRKRPGSTVSLALKKKRKLSKGQLTLKQVLKDNGNTTLWK, from the exons ATGAATTCC aaaaaaattcaaaaaaaattaaactttgaaGAAGTATTTTGTATTGCATGTAGAAGCATTTATTTACAACCCGTGACAATGCCATGTGGTCATACACTCTGTCTAGAATGTTTCAAAAGTATGGTGGATTTAACGGCTTACCAGTGTCCCATGTGCCGAAGACGAATAAGTAATTGGCTTCGTAAATTCAAACATGATTGGGATGCCATGCTTAATGTAAAACTTTGGGAAGCTATAAAACAGCAGTACCCAGTTGAAGTACAGAAAAGGTTAAATGATGAAGATGATGGCCTCGAAGaac gtATTGTCAACCATGGCTTTAGTCGGGTTGAAATTAAAGAAggagaaataaaaaaagaatttgatGACATGCAAATGAGTATTTATAAAGAACAGGAAGAAAGAGAGTTGCAAAATTTGGAAATTGCTAAAAAATTacaa gAAGAAGAAGTTGTTAAGATTCAAACTCAAACATCTTTAATTGAAGAATTAACACGGGAAGATTCTATAATAGCCACGTCTATTCAAGAAAAT ataatcaAAGAACTTCACCaagaagaaataattttaatccaaTCAGATTTGGATTTGgcgacaaaattacaaaatcag ATTTCCACTGAAACAAGCATTTGTACGAAAAAGTCAGTTTCTGAA aaaaaacaaatcaaaaaaggACCCCtggataaaatgtttt ctAGGACCGAAAATAATTCTAAGATACAATGGAATAATACACAAAACTGTAGTTTATCTAGCACTATCTCTTCATCCAGTACAAAATGTGAAATTCAATCTTCTAATACATCATTAATAA ATCCGTGTACGAGTTCAACAACTTTAGATTCATCTGAAATATTTGAAGATGAAAATGAAGCTACTTGTACTTGTGGACGTTTACAAGATAACTTAACCACAAATAGTCCTCCTTGTTCATTTTGCGTTGCTCAAATAGCATTGTTGAATAAATTGTGGACTCAACaacaaaatgattttttagtAGCTAAAgatttagaaaaaaagttaCGTATGGATAATTTCGATGATTATAACTTAAGGAAAAGACCAGGTTCAACTGTAAGCCTTgctctcaaaaaaaaaagaaaactgtCTAAAGGACAATTGACATTGAAACAAGTATTAAAGGACAATGGCAACACAACACTTTGGAAATAG
- the LOC132939369 gene encoding E3 ubiquitin-protein ligase rnf168-like isoform X1, with amino-acid sequence MNSKKIQKKLNFEEVFCIACRSIYLQPVTMPCGHTLCLECFKSMVDLTAYQCPMCRRRISNWLRKFKHDWDAMLNVKLWEAIKQQYPVEVQKRLNDEDDGLEERIVNHGFSRVEIKEGEIKKEFDDMQMSIYKEQEERELQNLEIAKKLQEEEVVKIQTQTSLIEELTREDSIIATSIQENIIKELHQEEIILIQSDLDLATKLQNQISTETSICTKKSVSEKKQIKKGPLDKMFSRTENNSKIQWNNTQNCSLSSTISSSSTKCEIQSSNTSLISFSSDPCTSSTTLDSSEIFEDENEATCTCGRLQDNLTTNSPPCSFCVAQIALLNKLWTQQQNDFLVAKDLEKKLRMDNFDDYNLRKRPGSTVSLALKKKRKLSKGQLTLKQVLKDNGNTTLWK; translated from the exons ATGAATTCC aaaaaaattcaaaaaaaattaaactttgaaGAAGTATTTTGTATTGCATGTAGAAGCATTTATTTACAACCCGTGACAATGCCATGTGGTCATACACTCTGTCTAGAATGTTTCAAAAGTATGGTGGATTTAACGGCTTACCAGTGTCCCATGTGCCGAAGACGAATAAGTAATTGGCTTCGTAAATTCAAACATGATTGGGATGCCATGCTTAATGTAAAACTTTGGGAAGCTATAAAACAGCAGTACCCAGTTGAAGTACAGAAAAGGTTAAATGATGAAGATGATGGCCTCGAAGaac gtATTGTCAACCATGGCTTTAGTCGGGTTGAAATTAAAGAAggagaaataaaaaaagaatttgatGACATGCAAATGAGTATTTATAAAGAACAGGAAGAAAGAGAGTTGCAAAATTTGGAAATTGCTAAAAAATTacaa gAAGAAGAAGTTGTTAAGATTCAAACTCAAACATCTTTAATTGAAGAATTAACACGGGAAGATTCTATAATAGCCACGTCTATTCAAGAAAAT ataatcaAAGAACTTCACCaagaagaaataattttaatccaaTCAGATTTGGATTTGgcgacaaaattacaaaatcag ATTTCCACTGAAACAAGCATTTGTACGAAAAAGTCAGTTTCTGAA aaaaaacaaatcaaaaaaggACCCCtggataaaatgtttt ctAGGACCGAAAATAATTCTAAGATACAATGGAATAATACACAAAACTGTAGTTTATCTAGCACTATCTCTTCATCCAGTACAAAATGTGAAATTCAATCTTCTAATACATCATTAATAA gtttTTCTTCAGATCCGTGTACGAGTTCAACAACTTTAGATTCATCTGAAATATTTGAAGATGAAAATGAAGCTACTTGTACTTGTGGACGTTTACAAGATAACTTAACCACAAATAGTCCTCCTTGTTCATTTTGCGTTGCTCAAATAGCATTGTTGAATAAATTGTGGACTCAACaacaaaatgattttttagtAGCTAAAgatttagaaaaaaagttaCGTATGGATAATTTCGATGATTATAACTTAAGGAAAAGACCAGGTTCAACTGTAAGCCTTgctctcaaaaaaaaaagaaaactgtCTAAAGGACAATTGACATTGAAACAAGTATTAAAGGACAATGGCAACACAACACTTTGGAAATAG